The DNA sequence GCACCACGTAGTCGACGGCATCGAGCTCCGCCAGACGATCGGCCACCTCGGTGGTGTCGCCGGAGCATTTGATCCCGATCATGGCCTGGCGCGCGAACCCCAGCTGCATCGGGTCGGTCACCGCCACGATTTGCATGACACCGGCGTCGATCATGCGCTGTACGCGTTGCCGCACAGCCGCCTCCGAGAGCCCCACCGACTTGCCGATGGTCGCGTAGGGACGCCGACCGTCCTGCTGAAGCTCCTCGACAATCGCCTTGGACGCATCGTCGAGCTGGAATGCCGCAGAGCTGTTACCCGGATCGGCGACCCGCAACAAGCGTCGTTTCGTGTTGGCCACGAGCTCGATTGTGCACGGATTCCATCGTTTTATGCAATGTTTTACGACGAATTGCCGCAATGA is a window from the Mycobacteroides salmoniphilum genome containing:
- a CDS encoding Lrp/AsnC family transcriptional regulator yields the protein MANTKRRLLRVADPGNSSAAFQLDDASKAIVEELQQDGRRPYATIGKSVGLSEAAVRQRVQRMIDAGVMQIVAVTDPMQLGFARQAMIGIKCSGDTTEVADRLAELDAVDYVVLTAGTFDAIVEVVCEDDDDLLDLLNKQIRAVPGVTSTETLVYLKLVKQQYNWGTR